From one Anabas testudineus chromosome 18, fAnaTes1.2, whole genome shotgun sequence genomic stretch:
- the tp53 gene encoding cellular tumor antigen p53, with product MMEGQDFDSLQLSQNLNLSQDSFRELWETVVTPSISTIPTATDTIIGEWKNDGQMDMLLINDQVLAEGFDENLFELPLETVPKDGVTPPSSTVPVTTDYPGEYGFQLRFQKSGTAKSVTSTFSELLNKLYCQLAKTSPVEVLVSKKPPQGAVLRATAVYKKTEHVADVVRRCPHHQNEDSAEHRSHLIRVEGNQRAQYFEDPHTQRQSVTVPYEPPQLGSEMTTILLSFMCNSSCMGGMNRRPILTILTIETPEGEVLGRRCFEVRVCACPGRDRKTEEENSTKTQNGTKQTKKRKSAPVPDTASVKKSKSASSAEEEDKDVFVLHVRGRDRFEMLKKINDGLELLDKENKTKSKASTKHGVPVPCSGKRLLQRGDRSDSD from the exons ATGATGGAAGGGCAGGATTTCGACAGTCTGCAGCTTAGTCAGAACCTGAACCTGAGCCAGGACTCGTTCAGGGAGCTGTGGGAAACTGT AGTTACTCCCTCCATCTCCACCATCCCAACCGCAACTGATACCATTATTGGGGAATGGAAAAATGATGGGCAGATGGATATGCTG CTCATTAATGATCAAGTGCTGGCTGAAGGGTTTGATGAGAATCTGTTTGAGCTACCCCTGGAGACTGTACCTAAAGATGGTGTTACACCCCCATCCTCCACTGTCCCAGTTACAACTGACTACCCTGGGGAATATGGGTTTCAGCTTCGCTTTCAGAAGTCTGGCACAGCCAAGTCCGTCACTTCCACT TTTTCGGAGCTTCTTAACAAGTTGTACTGTCAGCTGGCGAAAACCAGCCCCGTGGAAGTGCTGGTGAGCAAGAAGCCTCCTCAGGGTGCTGTCCTCAGAGCCACAGCAGTTTATAAGAAGACTGAGCACGTGGCTGATGTGGTCCGTAGATGTCCCCATCACCAGAACGAAGACT cCGCTGAGCACCGCAGCCATTTGATCAGAGTGGAGGGCAATCAGAGGGCTCAGTATTTTGaagatccacacacacaaaggcagagTGTGACTGTCCCTTATGAGCCCCCCCAG cTCGGCTCAGAGATGACAACAATCTTGCTGAGCTTTATGTGCAACAGCTCCTGCATGGGGGGCATGAACCGTAGACCCATCCTCACCATCCTGACCATCGAGACTCCAGA GGGTGAGGTTTTGGGCCGGAGATGCTTTGAGGTGCGTGTCTGTGCATGTCCCGGCAGGGACCgcaaaacagaggaggaaaacagcaCCAAGACACAGAACGGCACCAAACAAACTAAGAAACGAA AGAGCGCTCCTGTTCCTGACACAGCATCTGTGAAAAAGTCCAAGTCTGCGTCCAGTGCAGAAGAGGAGGACAAGGATGTGTTTGTCCTTCAT GTTCGTGGTCGTGACCGTTTTGAAATGCTGAAGAAAATCAATGATGGTCTAGAGCTGCTGGACAAAGAAAA taaaACAAAGTCCAAGGCGTCTACTAAACACGGGGTGCCGGTGCCCTGCAGTGGGAAGAGACTCCTGCAGAGGGGAGACAGGAGTGACAGTGACTAA
- the LOC113157640 gene encoding receptor-type tyrosine-protein phosphatase H-like, with protein MGKLLLLILTWALMLMHSAAEPLFFHNDSTLTWDEARSYCQVCFKDLVTVTPKYSAIIAHNVTSDYWIGLRKNSTGNSSSLSWSRWANGDRLTFQNWYPGWPVFKSPVPKIDCCSCSCTCPLATTPPTTTYTTPDVTNTSETLENMSSYTNVTGLNTAGTSGASISGLLPTSIPTLSATVAPIPVEATCGKTPIPVPDLPDPNANYIEDSCVAMLSIGAWVEKNCTDLLPFICYEDRFSGKVSVDNVTANSALLTWLPGPGVINYYRLEVTNLTGGNMLTQNMGLTLKYSLGDLSAGYKYTVTVFAVKCGRDIDDPQKTSFYTIPNKVVKLSVTMQTNTSITLSWDRPEGNVDLYRVQYNGTEQNTSMKIVNTSGMEIDRLNPATLYKFSVWAGVNDISKWSDESTVNEYTKPGTVSDLMVSDNTDISLNLSWSRLPGEISGYRVVATNDSNYIFNATVVKQPPFKIEPLPPGTKITVNVTAQVNGSLEGGTVQVVSYTAPGPVSNLTLSSTNSSLTAHWIRTADNFSSFTVELQLDGGPVIKTANTSDPYTTFTGLKTAAKYGVTVYSVSGGLRSPPVNSSIFTLPSPPSNPSVVSNTSSQITFQWIAPQNIATAEYSVRLNSSFWTQTWSAVVNNKTSYMFNNLTSGTKYQFEVRTKAGDLLSDPVSLTAYTDAQLQSISFSMLCSSAQPLHCDNDTIREKVFQKLNARLIQLLGDSVVWSITKQQSENV; from the exons ATGGGAAAGTTACTTCTGTTGATTCTGACTTGGG CTCTGATGTTGATGCACAGCGCTGCCGAGCCTCTGTTCTTCCACAATGACAGCACTCTGACCTGGGATGAGGCCAGGAGCTACTGCCAG GTGTGTTTTAAAGATCTGGTCACTGTGACGCCTAAATACAGCGCCATCATCGCCCACAATGTCACCTCTGACTACTGGATCGGCCTCCGCAAGAACTCCACCGGAAACTCCAGCAGCTTGTCCTGGTCCCGCTGGGCCAACGGGGACCGCCTCACCTTCCAGAACTGGTATCCTGGTTGGCCTGTGTTTAAATCCCCCGTCCCAAAAATCGACTGTTGCAGCTGCTCGTGTACCTGCCCTCTGGCGACGACCCCGCCAACGACGACATACACAACACCAGATGTGACCAACACCAGCGAAACACTTGAAAACATGAGCAGCTACACCAACGTCACCGGACTGAACACAGCAGGCACTTCTGGAGCCTCAATCTCCGGTCTGTTGCCGACATCCATCCCTACCCTGAGCGCCACAGTTGCACCAATACCTGTCGAAGCAACATGTGGGAAAACACCAATACCGGTGCCAGACCTCCCCGATCCTAATGCGAACTATATCGAAGACTCTTGTGTAGCCATGCTCAGCATAGGGGCCTGGGTTGAAAAAAACTGTACAGACCTCCTGCCTTTTATTTGCTATGAAG ATCGTTTCAGTGGTAAAGTCAGCGTGGACAATGTGACGGCCAACAGTGCTCTCCTCACATGGCTCCCCGGGCCAGGGGTCATCAACTATTATCGCTTAGAGGTCACAAACTTGACAGGAGGCAACATGCTGACGCAAAACATGGGTCTGACTTTAAAGTACAGCCTTGGAGACCTCAGTGCAGGCTACAAGTACACAGTCACCGTGTTCGCTGTGAAATGTGGCAGAGACATCGACGACCCACAGAAGACCAGCTTCTACACCA TTCCCAACAAAGTTGTGAAGCTCAGCGTCACCATGCAGACAAACACCTCTATTACTCTGAGCTGGGACAGACCAGAAGGAAACGTGGATCTTTATCGTGTTCAGTACAATGGCACGGAGCAGAACACGAGCATGAAGATCGTGAACACGAGTGGCATGGAAATCGACCGTTTGAATCCTGCAACGTTGTACAAATTTAGCGTCTGGGCAGGAGTCAACGACATCTCCAAATGGAGCGATGAGTCCACCGTCAACGAGTATACCA AACCTGGTACAGTGTCCGACCTGATGGTGTCTGACAACACCGACATCTCGCTGAATCTCAGTTGGAGCCGGCTCCCGGGAGAAATCTCAGGCTACAGGGTGGTGGCTACGAATGACTCAAACTA TATATTTAATGCCACAGTGGTGAAACAACCTCCGTTCAAAATAGAACCGCTTCCGCCGGGCACCAAGATAACCGTCAATGTGACGGCACAGGTCAATGGCAGTCTGGAGGGAGGAACGGTGCAAGTCGTCAGCTACACCG CTCCCGGACCCGTTTCAAACCTGACTTTGAGCAGCACAAATAGCTCCCTCACTGCTCACTGGATCCGTACTGCAGATAACTTTTCATCTTTCACGGTCGAGCTCCAGCTGGACGGAGGTCCAGTAATTAAAACAGCCAATACATCAGATCCATACACGACCTTTACAGGACTGAAGACTGCAGCAAAATACGGAGTAACTGTCTACAGTGTTAGTGGAGGTCTCAGAAGTCCACCAGTGAACAGCTCCATCTTCACCT TGCCGTCGCCGCCTTCCAATCCCAGTGTCGTCAGCAATACTAGTAGCCAGATCACTTTCCAGTGGATAGCCCCCCAAAATATAGCAACAGCTGAATACTCTGTCAGGCTCAACTCCAGTTTCTGGACCCAGACGTGGTCGGCTGTGGTGAATAACAAAACAAGCTATATGTTTAATAACTTGACATCAGGCACCAAGTACCAGTTTGAAGTGCGAACAAAGGCGGGCGACTTGCTAAGTGACCCAGTCAGTCTAACAGCATATACAG ATGCTCAGTTACAATCGATCAGTTTTTCCATGTTGTGCTCATCTGCACAGCCGCTGCACTGCGATAACGACACCATAAGGGAAAAGGTATTTCAGAAG CTAAATGCACGTTTAATTCAACTGCTGGGGGACAGTGTTGTCTGGAGTATCACtaaacaacaaagtgaaaatgtataA
- the LOC113157177 gene encoding CD209 antigen-like protein C isoform X1, protein MESTSRQLDSGEAKTETPAASSQTCRLTAGVAVATAAIILVTGFISCLVLFFSWRAAPEVDQASETCDTELVEQLQQCQKELYDLKLMLYTMAEEDTRCSLCPDGWMWWMGHCYFFSVGLEENLQWNESAEFCLLHNSSLAVIKDSAEMEFIQWVMRTFPHFPFLWVGLTDSQQEGQWLWWDGMDVQHYSPATVQWDADDRDCADLRGGGALFAADCEVYGPWVCKRES, encoded by the exons ATGGAGTCAACATCAAGACAGCTAGACAGTGGGGAAGCGAAGACTGAAACGCCTGCAG catcCTCTCAAACCTGTCGCCTCACAGCTGGTGTAGCTGTTGCAACAGCAGCAATAATCCTGGTCACCGGATTTATTTCgtgtttggttttattct TCTCGTGGAGAGCAGCACCAGAAGTGGATCAAGCCTCCGAAACGTGTGACACCGAGCTGGTGGAGCAACTGCAGCAGTGTCAGAAGGAGCTGTATGATCTGAAACTGATGCTCTACACTATGGCTGAAG AAGACACCAGGTGCAGTTTGTGTCCAGACGGATGGATGTGGTGGATGGGTCACTGCTACTTCTTCTCAGTGGGACTTGAGGAAAATCTTCAGTGGAACGAGAGCGCTGAGTTCTGCCTGCTCCACAACAGCAGTCTGGCTGTGATCAAAGACTCTGCAGAGATG GAATTTATCCAGTGGGTGATGAGGACGTTCCCCCATTTTCCCTTCTTGTGGGTCGGACTGACAGATTCCCAGCAGGAGGGTCAGTGGCTGTGGTGGGATGGGATGGACGTCCAGCACTACTCACC GGCGACAGTGCAGTGGGACGCTGATGACAGGGACTGTGCAGACTTGAGGGGAGGTGGGGCTCTTTTTGCCGCCGACTGTGAAGTATATGGCCCGTGGGTTTGCAAGAGGGAGTCCTGA
- the LOC113157177 gene encoding CD209 antigen-like protein C isoform X2 produces the protein MESTSRQLDSGEAKTETPAASSQTCRLTAGVAVATAAIILVTGFISCLVLFFSWRAAPEVDQASETCDTELVEQLQQCQKELYDLKLMLYTMAEDTRCSLCPDGWMWWMGHCYFFSVGLEENLQWNESAEFCLLHNSSLAVIKDSAEMEFIQWVMRTFPHFPFLWVGLTDSQQEGQWLWWDGMDVQHYSPATVQWDADDRDCADLRGGGALFAADCEVYGPWVCKRES, from the exons ATGGAGTCAACATCAAGACAGCTAGACAGTGGGGAAGCGAAGACTGAAACGCCTGCAG catcCTCTCAAACCTGTCGCCTCACAGCTGGTGTAGCTGTTGCAACAGCAGCAATAATCCTGGTCACCGGATTTATTTCgtgtttggttttattct TCTCGTGGAGAGCAGCACCAGAAGTGGATCAAGCCTCCGAAACGTGTGACACCGAGCTGGTGGAGCAACTGCAGCAGTGTCAGAAGGAGCTGTATGATCTGAAACTGATGCTCTACACTATGGCTGAAG ACACCAGGTGCAGTTTGTGTCCAGACGGATGGATGTGGTGGATGGGTCACTGCTACTTCTTCTCAGTGGGACTTGAGGAAAATCTTCAGTGGAACGAGAGCGCTGAGTTCTGCCTGCTCCACAACAGCAGTCTGGCTGTGATCAAAGACTCTGCAGAGATG GAATTTATCCAGTGGGTGATGAGGACGTTCCCCCATTTTCCCTTCTTGTGGGTCGGACTGACAGATTCCCAGCAGGAGGGTCAGTGGCTGTGGTGGGATGGGATGGACGTCCAGCACTACTCACC GGCGACAGTGCAGTGGGACGCTGATGACAGGGACTGTGCAGACTTGAGGGGAGGTGGGGCTCTTTTTGCCGCCGACTGTGAAGTATATGGCCCGTGGGTTTGCAAGAGGGAGTCCTGA